A segment of the Candidatus Protochlamydia naegleriophila genome:
TTGCAAAAAAAAATTTTTAGTTAGATATAGCCAACTTTTGCATCTAAGCCATTTTTATAGATAAGAAATAAACCGTTTGGCAGATCCTGGAACTTTAATTGGCTTTGAGCAAAACGATTCTCGACTGAGAATTTTCTCTAAACCTAGGAGTTTTTGGATTTAATACAACAGCCTGTTCCTTTGCCGATAAATTCTGTCAGAAGGCTTCCATCCTATATTGTTATGTTGATGAGAAAAAGGATTAAAATAAGAAATAGTTGAAAGCATAAGGCCGGGGTATTTAATATTGAATATTGTTAATAATAATTTCATTGTATCAATTAAAGTAGATAAAAGATTAATGGGTGTTTGAAAATTGATTAAAAAATGAAAGAAAATTATTAATAAAATTTAATGCTTAAGTCCTTTGATCGGTTATTGATTCAAGATTAAGTGTTTTGCGAATGTCCTTCCATTTTTCTTCAGGAAGCTCCGCTCCTTTAATCTCGACAATAGCACTGCCTAAGCGGTTGCCAAGCCTTGCACTCTCTTCTAGCGAATAGCCTTGTTGGTAGCCATATAAAAAGCCGCTCGCGAATAAATCTCCTGCACCTGTTGTGTCAATCACTTTAGCCGGAAAAGCTGGGCTGTGCAAAATGCGATCCTGATGGCCCACTAGGCAGCCTTCCTTGCCCATTAGAACCACAGCTATCGAACAGATTTCTTGCAGCCTTTGACACCCCTCATAGGGATTTAAACCGGTCATCGCCTTGGTTTCATCTTGATTGGCAAAGACAATGTCGACGTAATTGGGAAGCAGTTCGCAAAGAGTTGGGTAGTATTCGCGAACGATTTCAAAGCTGGATAAGTCTATTGAAATTTTGGCTCCCGCTTCTTTCGCTAGTTGCATGACCCGTGCAACCATTTCCCCATTGCGAAGAGAATAAGAGTCAATGTGCACGAGTTTGACGTCCTTAAAGTAGTCGGGATGAAGGTAATGATTAGACATTTCCTGACTGGCTCCGGCAAAAAAACGCATGGTGCGCTGCCCATCTGGTGTAATGAGGCAGAGTACACGGGCTGTTGGGCGAGAGGAGTAAGTGAAGAGACCTGTGATCCCGAGGCCTTTGGTGTAATTGGAAAAGTGTTCTCCCAAAGGATCGGTACCTACGTGGCTTAGAAAACCGCACTTTTCCCCAAGACTTGCCAATCCTTTAATTGTATTGGCGCAGCTGCCGCCTGTCGCAACTTGCGGCTTCAGATCGCTCAAAGCGATGATGTGATTGAGCTTTTCGATGTCGATCGCTTGAGCACCCCCTTTTTCCCCTGGAACATGCTTGAGAAAATCTTCTTTGACAGGAATGAGCAGGTCGATGCAAGCGGCACCAACACCTAAAATGCGATAGGGGTGCTTTGCAATCATAAAGCGATGATCCTCTGATAGTTCGAAATCTTGAGCATGAAGGACAAGATTTGAAATAAGTAAAATGAGAGAAAATACAAGGCTATACATAAGATTAGATGCCTTTGGATAGTGTTGACAAATTTAGAAGGTATACATAAACCATCTGGAAAATTAGCACGCCCAATTTTCCAGATGACTTGCGCATATATCCGGGGCTTATCTCTTTTTCAGAAATAGAATGTAAATTTGGGCCATTCCAATTTTGCGAACACATATCTTAGACTAGCTGATTAAACTAAAATATTTTTTGATTTAAGAAAAGTTTTTTATGTACAACTCAATCCCCTTTATCAAGTGATTTAAAATCAGTTAGATAAGGAATTGCTAGTGTATTAGGGCTGGTAAACACCCTTTTAAGAGAAAGGATTTTGCTTAACAAAATGATAGGTCTTGCGGTAAAAGTCTGCCATTTTGGCCCACAGAGGCTCGCCGTTGGTGAAAGCCTTTTCGCAGGCAGGCAAGCTATTTAAAAAGAGCCTCCCGTATCCTTTTGTGACTAAACGGGTATCTAGGCATACGATGCATCCTCGATCCCATTGGTTGCGAATGAGGCGGCCAAATCCTTGCTTGAACTTAACGATAGCATGAGGAACTGCATATTCAAAAAAGGGATCTCCGCCTCTTTCAACAATTGCTTCGGTACGGGCTTGAATGATGGGTTCACTCGGAACTTTGAAGGGGAGCTTAACGATGATGACACAACGAAGTGCGTCGCCGGCGACATCGACACCTTCCCAGAACGAATCGGTTCCGAATAGGACGGCTCGATCGGTGGTCTTGAATTTATTTAATAGGGTTTGGCGATTGTCCTCGCCTTGTTTGAAAATGGGATAGCGGTTTTCCTCGAGCCGCTTAGAGAGCTTATCGTAGCATTGTTGCAGCATCGAATAAGAGGTGAAAAGCACAAACGCTTGCCCATGGCTTGCTTGAATAGCTTTCCAGATATTTTCATAAGCGATGGCGTTAAAATCGGGATGCGAGGGAGGGGGCATGTCGATGGGCACTGCTAAGAGGGCTTGCTTGTTGTAGTTAAAGGGTGAATCGTAGATGTGTTCTTTAATAGTCCGGTGAGGCAAAAGCTTTTCTG
Coding sequences within it:
- a CDS encoding adenosine kinase yields the protein MYSLVFSLILLISNLVLHAQDFELSEDHRFMIAKHPYRILGVGAACIDLLIPVKEDFLKHVPGEKGGAQAIDIEKLNHIIALSDLKPQVATGGSCANTIKGLASLGEKCGFLSHVGTDPLGEHFSNYTKGLGITGLFTYSSRPTARVLCLITPDGQRTMRFFAGASQEMSNHYLHPDYFKDVKLVHIDSYSLRNGEMVARVMQLAKEAGAKISIDLSSFEIVREYYPTLCELLPNYVDIVFANQDETKAMTGLNPYEGCQRLQEICSIAVVLMGKEGCLVGHQDRILHSPAFPAKVIDTTGAGDLFASGFLYGYQQGYSLEESARLGNRLGSAIVEIKGAELPEEKWKDIRKTLNLESITDQRT